TGTGAGGTTTGCAGGGATAACATTACAACTAGCACCACAATCAGGCTGAAATCTGACTGAAATCTATCTAAAAAATTATTTTGTTGACCAGCATGGTTGCAAAGAGAGCAGCATTGCGGTCagttatttgtgattttttttatttctgtACCACATTGATGCCACGTTGATGCTCTCTGACTTTGGCCTGTGTCATGCAGAGAACATCCTCACTTCTCTCCAGATTCAGCTGACACATTTCACATTGCCaggactgtttctctttgctgGTCCCTGTACTTTTTCAAACCGTAGAGAAGGGATTTTCTTTTTCTCCCCACAGGATTTACATTTTTGTCCATATGCAGGGTATTTAtttgttcatttttttttctTGTGTCCGTCCACAGTATCTGCATTGTAAcagtgctctctttctctcgtctcctctcggtctctcttcCAGTGTTACTGCACATTTGACACTAGCTCCTTGTATGGACAGTTCAGCAGCTCTTCCAATCTATGCACATAATCCAGTCCCTGATAAGTCTGTGATTACTACAAAGTTGCAGGTGGCCGCTAGAGTCCTCAATTCAGTGAGATATTTGTCTAATCTCTCATCTTGGCCCTGACTCCGCATGACAAAAATGTATATCTCTCAATTGTTTCATTTTTCTTGCTGCAATTACTTCCTCAACAAAGAGATTGTCTCTTGTACTGCCCACACCAAGGGTCTCACAAATCCCTCTGCCTTTTCCCCCAATTAGATAGTACAGTAGCGTCACTTTGTAGTCATCAGGTTTTTCTCCCATTGTAAGAACTatgtacacatttttttttttttttgtagaatgGAATGTTAGCTACTCGCAAATCTGCTTATGTCCAATAGACAGTTAGCTTTTAGTATAGTCATTCTATAATCAGCTAGCATTGATGTTCGGCACGATGACTAGTTTGTAAAAGCAGAACTTTTCCAAACTGGCACCTTGGatgtattcttttttttttctttttttcactGCCACCATGTTTCAATATGCTTTGTGTTATAGTCACAACAAAAAGatgattcgtaaaaatccaaataatttcACAGGTCTtccttgtaaagggtttaaacactgtttcccatgcttgttcaatgaaccacaaacaattaatgaacatgcacctgtggaatggtcgttaagacccTAGCagtttacagacagtaggcaattaaggtcacagttatgaaaacctaggaccctaaagaggcctttctactgactctgaaaaacaccaaaagaaagatacccagggtccttgctcatctgtgtgaacgtgcctttggcctgctgcaaggaggcatgaggactgcagatgtggccagggcaataaattgcaatgtccgtactgtgagacgcctaagacagcgctaacagggagacaggacggacagctgatcgtcctcgcagtggcagaccacgtgtaacaacacctgcacaggatcagtacacctgaacatcacacctgcgggacaggtacatgatggcaacaacaactgccagagttacaccaggaatgcacaatccttccatcagtgctcagactgtccgcaataggctgaggtaggactgagggcttgtaggcctgttgtaaggcaggtcctcaccagacatcaccagcaaaaaTGTCGCCTAAGGGCGCAAACCCACCATTgccggaccagacaggactggcaaaaagtgctcttcactgatgagacgcggttttgtctcaccaggggtgatgatcggatacgcgtttatcgtcgaaggaatgagcattacacagaggcctgtactctggagcgggatcgatttggaggtggagggtccgtcatggtcaggggcggtgtgtcacagcatcatcggactgagcttgttgtcattgcaggcaatcgtaatgctgtgcgttacaaggaagacatcctcctccctcatgtggtactgtcacgagaattttcaatcccaatgataacTGACAATCAATAGCTCTGACCAATCACCGAGATCTGTAAGACcatgggtttaataataattaatcAAAGACTCAGTTTATGCAAAAAGAGTACAAtttattcagagaacgttctcaagtccattatacaaagacatccattttatagctgcgcacatacttccacacaaacagtaggtatcctacgcacatacttccacacgaTCCGTAGGTGAGTTTTATCCTTCTCCATAGTTCTCACCACTGTCTATCACTGCCCAGGCGACAGTTCCATTCCCCCGAGATTAGGGGAACCTTGAGAAGTACTCCCTATGCTATCATAGGTTCCTCAGAGGCCTAGCCAGGTCGGTCCAAACACAGTTTAACTGttctctgttttttttcttcggcACACACATACAAGTTCAAATCCTAAACTACGCCTTGCTCAGTCTGTGTTTTTCCACTATACAGATGCATTGTTTAACCTaatgcatgatttcctgcaagacaggaatgtcagtgttcttccacggccagtgaagagcccggatctcaatcacaTTGAGCACGTTATttgacctgttggatcggagggtgagggctagggccattcctccccagaaatgtccaggaacttgcaggtgccttggtggaagagtggggtaacatctcacagcaagaactggcaaatctggtgcagtccatgaggaggacattcactgcagtacctaatgcagctggtggccacaccagatactacattacttttgattttgacccccccccctcccctcagtttgtctcagttgttgaatcttgttttgttcatacaaatatttaagtTACTTACAAATGTTAAGTTTCgttaaaataaacacagttgacagtgagtttCTGTTTCCTGTGTAACATCAATATGAATAACATCAATATTGCTACACATAGACTGTATGGTTATGATAATCAATGTAGCCCATTGTATAGGTTACAGTAAACATGAATCTAACTTCCTGTCTTCCAGAGATGGCCGCAGACGACAAAGTGGTCATCCTTTCGGATGATGAAGAAGATCAAAAGAGGAAGTACGTCCTGGACGAACCCTTCAACACTCTTTCCCTGGAGCTTCAGACCGACCGAGAGCCAGGCTCCACTCCAGTGTCTGCTGCAGCATCAGACACACAGTCTGCTCCAGAGACACCCATGGCCTTACCACTGAAAGACCTAGGCTGCTTTGAGAGGATGTGCCTAAGAGTCAACTCCAAGCTCCTCATCTCCAAgatcttctacttcttcttctatgCAGCATACGGATCCCTGCACCCACTCCTAGCCGTCTACTACAAACAGCTAGGGATGTCACCAAGCCGTAGTGGACTGTTGGTTGGGATCCGGTACtttatagagttctgtagtgcgCCATTCTGGGGAGTGGTGGCCGATCGTTTTAAGAAAGGGAAGCCATTGTTGCTGTTCTCTGTGCTGTGTTGGTTGGTGTTCAACTGTGGCATCGGCTTTGTCAAACCAGCTGCCATGATCTGTAAGGAGAAGGTGGACATCCCCACTGTGGCCCCACCAATACTGCCCTTGACTACTATGACACCAATTAACGGCTCGCTACCGGACGCCTCCACCAATCACACGAGAAGTCGCCGGGATTTGTTTCGAAGTTACTTTCCTAGCTTCCCTTTTGTTTTGAATGGCCTTGATTCTGGCTATAGCGTACGCCGCAGGCATAGGAGAGGTGCTGATAGCAATACCACTCAATCCACTGGGGTGCCTTACGAGCAGAACAatgctactactacagctacgaCAACAGCCACTCACACCCCCACCGGCGCCCAACCCAGAGTGGTGCCTAATGAGCAAGCCAATACAACTCAGCTTTTACCAAATACCACAAATATGCCACTGACCATTAAAACCCCCACCCATGCCCCCACCACCAATTCCACATTGATGCCTCACGAGCAGAGCAATACCACTCAAGTGACTCCAAATACTACAACAACCCCTATGgcaaccactaccaccacccctGCCCCCACCCAACCTAAAGAGTACATAATTGAGTACAACGAAGATCAGGTCGAGAGCATTTTTCTCCTGATCCTCTTGGTCATCATCGTGGGGGAGTTTTTCAGCGCGCCGGCGGTCACCATTGTGGACACAGTGACGTTACAGTACCTGGGGAAGCACCGGGACCGTTACGGCCTGCAGAGAATGTGGGGGTCCCTTGGCTGGGGCGTGACCATGCTGCTAGTGGGTATCTGGATAGACCACACCCACATTACGCTGCTCATCGACGGCGTGGTCGGCTGTATCCTGCCCGAGTACAAGAACTACCAGGTAATGTATGACATTGAAAATGTGACAAATAATAAGCAATGGGTCGTTAAGGGCAACATAGTTGATAcgtaaataaaaaatgtagttAATGTGTTCATTTCTTCACTCGTTCCTTCCCCAGGTGGCCTTCATAGTGTTTGGAGTGATGATGGGCCTGGCCCTGGTGGTAGCAACACAATTCTACTTCGACAGGTAATAGGGGCGGACCCAATTTAAACTGTTTGAAaccccactttttttttttttgcttttcctTAAATCAATgattttattgttattttagaCTTTGTTTTATGTTCTTTAATTCATCTATTTTATAGAATTGCTGTTTGTTTTTAATATCttctatttgatttattttactgtaaagtgtgtgtgtggtgattttTAAATGTCTTTTGAAATGAAGTTTGATTTTGATTTCACAGTGGGGACTACAGACAGGAGTTGCCTCAGAGGGCCCAGGAGGTAGAGATACCACAGGTAAATCAACTGGAAAATGAAAACTCACACTAACACTAAGTGGAAATTGTAATGCCGTTTGTCTGTAGAAGGAGaagtggaccaaaatgcagcatggtggttactcatgttctttaatgtaaaaatgaacgatacatgaaataacttaaatctacaaaacaacaaagaggctgtataggttttcacgttccatcttgtgacaacaaacacagcgacaggaacaatcacccacaaacacacagtgaaacccgggctacctaaatatggttcccaatcagagacaacgataatcacctgactctgattgagaaccgcctcaggcagccatagactttcctagacaaccctactcagccacaatcccaatacctactaaaaccccaatacaaaaacacaccacaaaataaacccatgtcacaccctggcctgaccaaataaataaagaaaacacaaaaatactaagaccaaggcgtgacagaaataGTCTTTCTAATTTCTTTAGCCGAAGCAAATACTGCTTTAAATAGAAAATTGTTATTTTATTCATGTTACACCATTTTTTTTGCACACAGGTAGATGGGAACGTGGCATCTCCAGAGGAGAGCTCCACCTCGGACCAGACCCCCATCACCCCAGGGTCAACCACCACCGAACAGCCTTTCTATTACAGTGACCTCCTCAGGCTGCTGTGTAGTGTTCAGTACAGCACGGTGCTGTTCGTCGCCTGGTTCATGGGCTTCGGTTACGGCTTTGTGTTCACCTTCCTGTATTGGCATCTAGAGGACCTGAAGGGGACCACCACGCTGTTTGGTGTGTGTTCGGTTCTGAGTCATGTGTCGGAGCTGGCTGCTTACTTCACCAGTCATAAGTTTATCGAGCTGGTGGGACACATCAGGTAAGGATGGAGTTGTTGGGGTTCTTGTTTTTTGGGAGGGTGGTGGAGGAAGGGATATCACATTATCCATCTCTTTTAACCAAATATTTGACCaaaaacagcagcagcaacaacaacaacaacaaccaaagcGCACAGTATTTTCTGAAACTGAGGATTTCCACATTTGCTATATCGTTTCACCTTGACTAGACATGCGGCATGTAAACGATCGTGTTCGTTTAGAGTGCCTCTTGCTTGAACGTCACACAGGCCTTGTGCGTATACTATAGTCAGACAGACTGACCTAGCACAGAGCAGGGACATTTGAGAGTGTGGTGTTATGTTTAAGGAGAGAGGCCCATCCATCTGGCAGCTCTGTGCGACCTATGTAATTTTGACGCACCATTTTAAAGCGTTCTTCTCTAACATCGTGGGTGGTTATAACCCCGCAAGTCATACAGTTACCTATTAGTGCAAAGGTCTCAAGAAGAATTGTTGTGCTTTTTGCCTCACCAGTTTAATGGGCACTGTGCACAAAGAGTAATACTAACTATACCTAGTAGGGCATCTCTTTAAACCAGGGgttgggcaactccagtcctcgagggcctgatttggtgtcacactttttctccatccctagcaaacagcTCATTTAATTCagttgcattctaaactgaagatcatgattaggtgattattggagtcaggtgtgttagttggggcaaaactgtgacgcCAATCAGGCCCTGGAGGACTGGAATTGTCCACCCCTGTTTAAACCTTGGATGAGTGTTCTGCGATGGAATCCAAATTAACGCAACAAAAGACGCTCCAAGCCTGAAAAGCCTATACATTCCATACATCACCCTATTTGAtctgtttttcttcttcttaatAACTTTTGCTCGGAGTACCTAACCTCTGAAAATCTCATCACTAATTTCTTTCTTTCCTCCCTGTTTTCCTAACTTAGGGTCTTGTACATTGGCTTGGCATGTAACACAGCACGCTACCTGTACATTTCTTACTTGGAGAATGCATGGATAGTTCTGCCTATGGAGGTCTTACAAGGTAAGAGAGAGCAGGTCCGATATTGACATTACTTCCTGTTGACATCTGACTGAGGAAAGGTTCAAATTTGAGTCCGTAGTTAAGGGCTGTATTATTGAGCCTCAGTAAAGTACATCTTAGGACAGGAATCTCTGTTATTTCAAGCAATCGCTGCCTTATAAAACACCTTTTTAATGTTAATATAGGAATGTTAATATGGATTTTAATTGAAAAGACCGTTACAGTATCACATCAAAAACTGTCATATTAAAAGACCGTATCAACAAAAGGAAATTCAATAAGGATATCCTGGTAATGTCATATGACTCGTGAATAGGCACCATGTTACCCCTGTTTGTCGATCTGTGGTTACAGATGAGAGATTATGGATGGGTCTTGTCAAACACTGGACAGGAGAATATATTGTTCCACTCCCTCTTTCAGACACCTTGGGTACACCATAACCAATAGGACAGAGGTAGGCAACTAGATCCAGAGTGGGCTGAATTTTGTTGAAGAGAATGGTCGGGACCCAGagaataattataataatttgtacactgcaaattgaccacaactaagcccatTAAAGAGATTGTATTTTGAGACGCAATCATGTATTAGATTTTTTTGGGATGTGGGAACACTTGGGAACAGACTTACTAAATGAAACACATTTTTAGTtgaattcctggtgattttacacttctggggttgtttttcgtggttcaggctaggccccttagttccagtgaagggaattctTAACGCTAcaaacattctagatgattctgtgcttccaactttgtggcaacagtttgggaaaggcgctttcctgtttcagcatgacaatgcccccgtgcacaaagcgatgtccatacagaaatggtttgtcgagatcggtctggaagaatttgactggcctgcaccgagccctgacctcaacccccatcgaacacctctgggatgaattggaacgccgactgcaagccaggcctaatcttccaacatcagtgcctgacttcAGTAATGCTTTTGTTGCTGAATGGATACAAGtacccacagcaatgttccaccatctagaggaaagccttcccagaatagtggcAGCTGTTATAATGACaaaggggaaccaactccatattaatgcccatgattttggaatgagatgtttgacgagcgggtgtccacatacttttggtcaggtAGTATATAACGATTATTTgtttaattattatttatttttttaaactaattaCTAAAAGCGTTGgggggtataaaaaaaaaaagcctgTTGCCGACCCCAGCTCTAGGACAGGGGTCGACTTATAAAGTGAATGTACTCATCCATGATTCTTGCAAGGAATTTAACTATGGAGTTGTGTTTTGAATGGTGGTGGATAAAATGTCCTATAGGCCTACGCCTCATGACAATTTTTCTAGTAATAACTGATAATGCGCTCAATAAGTAAGAATAAGCTTATTACTGGTCATAAGTGATAGGAACTGTTTGCTTCTTCCTGAGCTTTGTGTCTTAGAGAAGTGTTTTGCAACCCCAGCCCACAAAGCAAAGTAAGATGACCATCCCATTACTTCAGcataaggatgtgtgtgtgtatagacagttgaattcggaagtttacgtacaccttagccaaatacatttaaactcagtttttcacaattcctgacatttaatcctcgtaaacattccctgtcttaggtcagttaggatcaccactttattttaagaatgtgaaatgtcagaataatagtaaataattatttatttcagcttgtatttcgttcatcaaattcccagtgggtcagaagtgtacatggACTCAATTAGTAggtggtagcattgcctttaaattgtttaacttgggtccaacattttgggtagccttccataagttgtgtgaattttggcccattcctcctgacaaagctggtgtaactgagtcaggtttgtaggcctccttgctcgcacacgctttttcagttctacccacaaattttctataggattgaggtctttgtgatggccactccaattacttgactttgttgtccttaagccatttttccacaactttggaagtatgcttggggtcattgtccatttggaagactcatttgcgaccaagctttaacatcctgactgatgtcttgtttcttcaatatatccacatcatttcccttcctcatgatgctgtctattttgtgaagtgcaccattccctcctgcaacaaagcacctccacaacatgatgctgccaaacccgtgcttcacggttgggatggtgttcttcggcttgcaagcctctccatttttcctccaaatataactgaggtcattatggccaaacagttctatttttgtttcattagaccagaggacatttctccaaaaagtacaatctttgtccccatgcgcagttgcaaaccgtagtctggcattttt
The genomic region above belongs to Oncorhynchus kisutch isolate 150728-3 linkage group LG16, Okis_V2, whole genome shotgun sequence and contains:
- the LOC109906677 gene encoding major facilitator superfamily domain-containing protein 6-A isoform X2, with the protein product MAADDKVVILSDDEEDQKRKYVLDEPFNTLSLELQTDREPGSTPVSAAASDTQSAPETPMALPLKDLGCFERMCLRVNSKLLISKIFYFFFYAAYGSLHPLLAVYYKQLGMSPSRSGLLVGIRYFIEFCSAPFWGVVADRFKKGKPLLLFSVLCWLVFNCGIGFVKPAAMICKEKVDIPTVAPPILPLTTMTPINGSLPDASTNHTRSRRDLFRSYFPSFPFVLNGLDSGYSVRRRHRRGADSNTTQSTGVPYEQNNATTTATTTATHTPTGAQPRVVPNEQANTTQLLPNTTNMPLTIKTPTHAPTTNSTLMPHEQSNTTQVTPNTTTTPMATTTTTPAPTQPKEYIIEYNEDQVESIFLLILLVIIVGEFFSAPAVTIVDTVTLQYLGKHRDRYGLQRMWGSLGWGVTMLLVGIWIDHTHITLLIDGVVGCILPEYKNYQVAFIVFGVMMGLALVVATQFYFDSGDYRQELPQRAQEVEIPQVDGNVASPEESSTSDQTPITPGSTTTEQPFYYSDLLRLLCSVQYSTVLFVAWFMGFGYGFVFTFLYWHLEDLKGTTTLFGVCSVLSHVSELAAYFTSHKFIELVGHIRVLYIGLACNTARYLYISYLENAWIVLPMEVLQGVTHASVWAACISYLSAAVPPALRTSAQGILQGLHLGLGRGCGAMVGGVFVNYFGAAETFRGIGMASLVILLIFSFIQCLTGQNEEKEDRMLAENIPVPSSPVPIATIDLMQSQVGVMVPRPDPRPPAKKTKHQEEQEDVNRPAWVLSGSPWVTIAFAVCQIREMYCMDKSSLPSETQPLQKGAK
- the LOC109906677 gene encoding major facilitator superfamily domain-containing protein 6-A isoform X1, translated to MAADDKVVILSDDEEDQKRKYVLDEPFNTLSLELQTDREPGSTPVSAAASDTQSAPETPMALPLKDLGCFERMCLRVNSKLLISKIFYFFFYAAYGSLHPLLAVYYKQLGMSPSRSGLLVGIRYFIEFCSAPFWGVVADRFKKGKPLLLFSVLCWLVFNCGIGFVKPAAMICKEKVDIPTVAPPILPLTTMTPINGSLPDASTNHTRSRRDLFRSYFPSFPFVLNGLDSGYSVRRRHRRGADSNTTQSTGVPYEQNNATTTATTTATHTPTGAQPRVVPNEQANTTQLLPNTTNMPLTIKTPTHAPTTNSTLMPHEQSNTTQVTPNTTTTPMATTTTTPAPTQPKEYIIEYNEDQVESIFLLILLVIIVGEFFSAPAVTIVDTVTLQYLGKHRDRYGLQRMWGSLGWGVTMLLVGIWIDHTHITLLIDGVVGCILPEYKNYQVAFIVFGVMMGLALVVATQFYFDSGDYRQELPQRAQEVEIPQVDGNVASPEESSTSDQTPITPGSTTTEQPFYYSDLLRLLCSVQYSTVLFVAWFMGFGYGFVFTFLYWHLEDLKGTTTLFGVCSVLSHVSELAAYFTSHKFIELVGHIRVLYIGLACNTARYLYISYLENAWIVLPMEVLQGVTHASVWAACISYLSAAVPPALRTSAQGILQGLHLGLGRGCGAMVGGVFVNYFGAAETFRGIGMASLVILLIFSFIQCLTGQNEEKEDRMLAENIPVPSSPVPIATIDLMQSQVGVMVPRPDPRPPAKKTKHQEEQEDVNRPAWVLSGSPWVTIAFAVCQIREMYCMDKSSLPSETQPLQEQNDQTSSEYQAVETEHSTEQQESPHHHNGSPSSVSSKAHPAEHPESQPSPLPDQGNSVAHPAFSPGNFEASHQLSSTNPFRQ